Proteins from a single region of Chanodichthys erythropterus isolate Z2021 chromosome 13, ASM2448905v1, whole genome shotgun sequence:
- the nrgna gene encoding neurogranin (protein kinase C substrate, RC3) a has translation MDCRNEGCTQPQDEDIMDIPLDDPAANKAAAKIQAGFRGHMTRKKMKDDKPREEKQREQK, from the exons ATGGATTGTCGAAAC GAAGGATGCACTCAGCCGCAAGATGAAGACATCATGGACATTCCCCTTGATGACCCAGCCGCAAACAAGGCTGCTGCTAAGATTCAAGCTGGTTTTCGAGGTCACATGACCAGGAAGAAAATGAAGGATGACAAGCCTAGAGAAGAG AAACAACGAGAGCAGAAGTAG
- the hepacamb gene encoding hepatic and glial cell adhesion molecule b: MKAEKEAFSWTSAAFAAPLLLILAVLIHSAGVQGVNITSLETLIRGTVGGEALLSVRYSSTSLDPPVIKWQLKRDKPVTVVQSIGTEIIGNLRPEYRDRILVFENGTLLLHNLRLSDEGTYEVEISITDDTFTGEGSIDLTVDEPISKPHVHMVTSTVLELTENFTLNCTHETGTKTTYSWAKGGLPLLNETRLLLSANQKVLTITRVQVVDEDVYSCMVENPISSMRSLPVKLTVYKRSSLYIILSTVGIFLLVTLVTVCACWRPSKKSKKQKSKTIIPRSIPQNHHIRYHDVKPEDDVIPIMTDHERRNPVSLYILKEKDSPPGEPPSTCETCTSISSSPPSYSSSLPPPSDSLEPPARSSRRYPRTSTKSPPHHRRRKGHSESPPAPSSPRSRESGRVSQSSSPARKPEDPSTPPQEPRGSPKI; encoded by the exons ATGAAGGCAGAGAAGGAGGCTTTCTCTTGGACATCAGCCGCTTTTGCAGCACCTCTCCTCTTGATCCTTGCAGTTCTGATCCACTCAG CAGGTGTTCAGGGGGTGAACATTACCAGTTTGGAGACGCTGATCAGAGGGACAGTAGGTGGAGAAGCTCTGCTCTCTGTCCGATACTCAAGCACCAGTCTGGATCCTCCTGTAATCAAATGGCAGCTGAAGAGGGACAAACCtgttacagtagtccagtccaTTGGTACGGAGATCATTGGTAACCTGCGGCCGGAATACAGAGACCGTATCCTTGTGTTTGAGAATGGTACACTGCTGCTGCATAACCTCAGGCTGTCTGATGAGGGCACTTATGAAGTAGAGATCTCCATCACTGATGACACCTTTACTGGAGAGGGCAGCATCGATCTGACAGTGGATG AGCCAATCTCTAAGCCACACGTCCACATGGTCACTTCTACTGTTCTGGAACTGACAGAGAATTTCACATTAAACTGCACCCATGAAACGGGTACAAAGACCACCTATAGCTGGGCAAAAGGTGGTCTTCCATTACTAAATGAGACCCGTCTGCTGCTGTCAGCGAACCAGAAGGTCCTGACCATCACACGCGTTCAGGTTGTTGATGAAGATGTCTACAGTTGTATGGTGGAGAACCCTATTAGTAGCATGAGAAGTCTGCCAGTGAAACTCACAGTTTACA AAAGGAGCTCCCTTTATATCATACTGTCCACAGTTGGAATCTTCCTCCTCGTCACCCTTGTAACAGTGTGTGCTTGCTGGAGGCCATCGAAAaa ATCAAAAAAACAGAAGTCCAAAACTATTATACCAAGATCCATTCCACAAAACCACCACATCAGGTATCATGATGTCAAGCCTGAGG ATGATGTCATCCCAATAATGACTGATCATGAGCGGAGGAATCCTGTATCACTTTACATCTTAAAAGAGAAG GATTCTCCTCCTGGCGAACCGCCATCAACATGTGAAACATGCACCTCCATTAGCAGCAGCCCTCCAAGCTACAGCAGCTCATTACCTCCTCCATCCGACTCGCTTGAGCCTCCGGCTCGCTCCTCTCGCAGATACCCTCGCACCTCCACCAAATCCCCACCGCACCATCGCCGGAGGAAAGGACACAGTGAGAGCCCACCAGCCCCCTCCTCGCCCCGCAGCCGAGAGTCCGGTCGAGTCTCACAGTCCTCGTCTCCAGCCAGGAAGCCTGAGGATCCATCCACCCCTCCACAAGAACCCAGAGGCTCCCCAAAAATATAG